In Platichthys flesus chromosome 20, fPlaFle2.1, whole genome shotgun sequence, a single genomic region encodes these proteins:
- the wdr90 gene encoding WD repeat-containing protein 90 isoform X1: MASKGWQHPYVNVFKHVRVEDWKRSAKEGDVTTYTDKTLKCSVFRIRGPVPANSYILVPKNTNQSLGLTGRYFYLLFRPIPGKYFVVHLDVAAEEGQVVRITFSNMFKEFKSTATWLQFPFLCEAEKDSVYESTSKSSRHGFVDPAPNSVRWTCLMLDLQHTLSVYVNRYYRHVKSIKLCANLAVKNMFTSDLLLDPGVSFSEAKLMGLASSLGTGPMPRDMSFPVPKGGSWHDLYDHIKFPSEGTKLPLDSIQKGNPSSCVLRPIRGEVSRCVTLSRPVQDRVSLVQQITTPKSLLRDRTPVVTNIPELGVVSSHQKDDWLCHNDNQQQQESACDSPHQLTSRSPCDTDDSEVHVFAHPEDAFSKYGEESEEEVVCSSPPHPLHLSSASNEAKQQKLLPDPILNLNRIIGFGGGTFKYALWTKSGDAVVYPCHAIIVSMKISSNQQRFFIGHTDKVSALAFNGNTTLLASAQTGNHSVVRVWNYHKGNCLAMFRIHAHSLSSLSFSNIGSVLCGVGKDSHNKTMVVVWNTQNITKGGEVTILAKAHTDVDINTMKVAYFDDTRLVSCGRDNIRLWRVRNGTLRSCPVNLGEYHSMDFTDVAFEEGNASNQHPDDQTLFASSRSGHIFEVDYRRVEIRNVRRLLPAQQQHAGNREKMTFNTGPGIAINSISVSSSFCATGSEDGFLRLWPLDFSAVFLEAEHEGPVSLVSVSSDSLQVLAATSTGILGFLDVSSHGYSTLMRSHTDTVLGFSVDGVRRHLTTASSDGTVRIWNMDSLQQLYDFVSEDSPCSVAFHPSEQVFSCGSSSGVIRVFDISSAKLLAEHKHHIGEVVGLAFSPDGEYMYSADSQGSLALYNSSEEDHNVIRVVCNVVARGTERAPDALTVRSDSRCLAFVGPSEYIVTIADARSLDELLHVDVSILDVESPRLDSALKVCFSLASTEHLLVATSANKILWVSTKTGRLLREISKVHKHQISSLAVSEDSRFLLTAGHKAVKVWDYNMQLDINSQMFIGHSQPICQVSFTPDQMGVVSVGDAIFLWDFLAHSGYSLTNRRSPLRVNHTPAPESVHRDVAVSDVQLSNGRPRHKAPLPSSPPPHLEISTTYQADGVDTPTLTTAPGPPGGSGPSSGPRSASSFLKVTELVKTPSLNSSHNDTIQSKGKKPIRPDCYRHFIPRFKNSTIFQAAVAPQPGEEGIKLKAVIGYNGNGRGNMVWSPDQGLFAYSCGCVVVVEHLHTGCQRHLQGHSEEISCLAISNDAQKMASAAGGSNGSRSLVCIWDVQNGTCHKSISFHRGAVQSLCFSRDDRFFLSVGDFSEPELALWSTKTFQLLSSVSMSGPIHDAAFSRSAAGQLACVGSRGLYFCLLHTHVLDADLQVQRVKAPAEVGDVELTALCYHTDSFLFTATNRGHVCAWDVNTQDCFMTWEADKGEIGVLLCRGNRLLTGSNTRWFRLWEVEAIQSLEPQEQVCHVEDRWTTVVLEKEVMLDGTVVSAAFDNTMDMGIIGTTAGTLWYINWSDNSSIRLVSGHKTKVNDVLFSHDENHFATCSEDGSVRVWSVPSNELVVQFQVLNQACCCVCWSPSLSENSACVAAGYSDGTLRIFRLASSEMEMKLHPHHVAVTAIQYSASGHVILSGGKNGLVAVSSAVNGATIQIIRDHKGAQINTIQCVTEEVSSCKNFALEGKEMWLTASADRRVSVWAADWLKDKCDLMDWLTFPAPAYLEDDSPPPSLAAFCPTDPDLVVYTGYGVEKELSFYSLTKKQIIKKIALPHWATCFGLSKSQLIAVGSKERVLKLIKSSSGRFQDFLQHSDSLQTCHFSPTGTLFFTVAYNEILLWEVRGL, translated from the exons ATGGCCTCCAAAG GTTGGCAGCATCCTTATGTCAACGTATTCAAACATGTCCGAGTTGAAGACTGGAAGAGGTCTGCTAAAGAGGGGGATGTGACAACATACACG GACAAGACGCTGAAATGCTCAGTTTTCAGAATCAGGGGTCCTGTTCCTGCCAACAGTTACATCCTGGTAcccaaaaacacaaaccagtctCTGGGGCTGACTGGGCGCTACTTCTACCTTCTGTTCAGACCCATTCCTGGAAAATACTTTGTAGTCCACCTGGATGTTGCCGCAGAG GAGGGCCAGGTTGTGCGTATCACCTTTTCAAATATGTTCAAAGAGTTCAAGTCCACAGCGACCTGGCTCCAGTTTCCTTTTCTGTGTGAAGCTGAGAAGGATTCAGTCTATGAGAGCACATCCAAATCTTCAAGACATg GTTTCGTGGATCCAGCGCCCAATTCAGTGCGCTGGACCTGTCTGATGCTGGATCTGCAGCACACACTCTCCGTCTATGTCAACCGCTACTACAGACACGTGAAGAGCATCAAGCTTTGTGCCAACTTGGCagtgaaaaacatgtttaccaGTGACCTGCTGCTAGATCCAG GGGTTTCCTTCAGTGAAGCCAAGCTGATGGGACTGGCCTCTTCTCTGGGAACAGGTCCCATGCCTCGAGACATGTCATTCCCTGTGCCAAAGGGCGGCTCCTGGCATGACCTCTACGACCATATCAA GTTTCCCTCAGAGGGAACAAAGTTGCCCTTAGACTCCATTCAAAAAGGCAATCCAAGTA GCTGTGTCCTAAGACCGATTAGAGGTGAGGTATCTCGCTGTGTCACCCTCAGCAGACCAGTTCAGGACCGCGTGTCCCTCGTTCAGCAGATCACCACCCCAAAATCA CTGCTGAGGGATCGAACCCCCGTGGTGACTAACATACCAGAGCTTGGTGTAGTCTCCTCTCACCAGAAGGACGACTGGCTTTGCCATAATGataaccagcagcagcaggagtctgCATGCGACAGTCCACACCAGCTCACATCCAGGTCACCCTGTGATACTGATGACAGTGAAGTCCATGTGTTTGCACACCCTGAGGATGCCTTCAGCAAATACGGGGAGGAAAGTGAAGAAGAG GTTGTTTGCAGTTCTCCTCCACATCCTCTTCATTTGTCATCAGCATCTAATGAAGCCAAACAGCAG AAGCTGCTTCCAGACCCTATTCTCAATCTCAATCGAATCATTGGATTTGGAGGAGGcacttttaaatat GCTCTGTGGACCAAATCAGGTGATGCAGTGGTATATCCGTGTCATGCAATCATCGTCTCTATGAAGATTTCCTCAAACCAGCAGAGATTCTTTATTGGCCACACTGATAAG GTGTCTGCCCTTGCTTTTAATGGCAACACGACCCTGCTGGCCTCAGCGCAAACTGGTAATCATAGTGTAGTGCGAGTATGGAACTACCACAAAGGAAACTGTCTGGCAATGTTCAGAATTCATGCTCATTCATTATCCTCTCTAAG CTTCTCAAACATTGGCAGTGTTCTCTGTGGAGTGGGTAAAGACAGTCACAATAAAACA atggtggtggtgtggaACACTCAGAATATCACTAAAGGTGGTGAGGTGACCATCTTAGCCAAAGCTCACACCGATGTGGACATTAACACCATGAAGGTCGCCTACTTCGATGATACAAG GTTGGTGTCGTGTGGTCGTGACAATATTCGTCTGTGGCGAGTACGGAATGGGACGCTGCGCTCCTGTCCAGTAAACCTGGGGGAATACCACTCGATGGACTTCACCGACGTGGCCTTTGAGGAGGGAAACGCCTCCAACCAGCATCCAGATGATCAAACACT ATTTGCCAGCAGTCGCAGTGGCCATATCTTTGAGGTGGACTACCGCCGCGTAGAAATTAGAAATGTGAGGAGACTGTTGcctgcacagcagcagcatgcaggcaacagagagaaaatgacttTTAACACAG GTCCCGGCATCGCAATCAACAGCATCAGCGTGTCCTCGTCATTCTGTGCCACGGGCTCTGAAGACGGCTTCCTGCGTCTGTGGCCTCTCGATTTTTCTGCCGTCTTCCTGGAGGCTG AGCACGAGGGACCTGTGAGCCTGGTGTCGGTCTCATCGGACAGTCTTCAGGTCCTGGCAGCCACCTCAACCGGTATCCTGGGTTTCCTTGATGTGAGCAGCCACGGGTACAGCACACTGATGAGgtcgcacacagacactgtgCTTGGCTTCAGTGTGGACGGCGTCCGTCGGCATCTCACAACTGCCTCTTCCGACGGCACGGTGCGCATTTGGAATATGGACTCCTTACAGCAG CTGTACGACTTTGTGTCTGAGGACAGCCCCTGTTCAGTGGCCTTCCATCCCAGTGAGCAGGTCTTCTCTTGTGGCTCCAGTTCAGGCGTCATCAGGGTCTTTGACATCTCAAGTGCCAAACTGTTGGCTGAACACAA gCATCACATTGGTGAAGTGGTTGGTCTTGCCTTCTCTCCGGACGGGGAGTACATGTACAGTGCTGACTCTCAAGGCTCTCTTGCACTTTACAACTCCTCTGAGGAAGATCACAATGTCATCAGAgttgtat GTAATGTGGTGGCCCGAGGCACGGAGCGCGCTCCAGACGCTCTCACAGTGCGCAGTGACAGCCGCTGTCTGGCTTTTGTCGGTCCCTCCGAGTACATTGTCACTATTGCGGACGCACGGTCTCTGGATGAG TTGCTCCACGTGGATGTGAGTATTTTGGACGTAGAGAGCCCTCGTCTGGATTCTGCACTGAAGGTCTGCTTCTCCCTGGCCTCCACTGAACATCTGCTGGTTGCGACATCTGCTAACAAAATCCTCTGGGTTAGCACTAAGACAGGCCGTCTGCTCCGCGAG ATTTCTAAGGTTCACAAACATCAGATCTCATCCTTGGCTGTGAGTGAGGACAGTCGATTCCTGCTGACTGCAGGACACAAAGCTGTTAAAGTGTGGGATTATAACATGCAGCTCGATATAAACTCACAG ATGTTCATAGGTCACAGTCAGCCTATCTGCCAGGTGAGCTTCACCCCGGACCAAATGGGAGTAGTCTCAGTGGGAGACGCCATATTTCTGTGGGACTTCCTGGCGCATTCTGGTTACTCATTGACTAATCGCCG TTCACCTCTCAGAGTAAACCACACCCCGGCCCCTGAATCAG TTCATCGAGATGTTGCGGTGAGTGACGTTCAGTTGTCCAATGGGAGGCCTCGACATAAAGCACCCCTCCCTTCCTCACCACCTCCACATCTAGAGATCAGCACAACATACCAAGCTGATGGGGTTG ACACCCCAACCCTCACAACTGCTCCAGGCCCGCCCGGGGGTTCAGGTCCGTCATCTGGCCCCAGAtctgcctcctccttcctcaaAGTTACAGAGCTGGTCAAAACACCTTCCCTGAATAGCAGCCATAATGACACTA ttcagtCAAAAGGCAAGAAGCCAATACGTCCAGATTGTTACAGGCACTTTATCCCACGTTTCAAAAACTCCACTATTTTTCAG GCGGCTGTGGCTCCCCAACCAGGAGAGGAGGGCATCAAGCTGAAAGCAGTGATTGGCTATAATGGCAATGGCCGTGGCAACATGGTGTGGAGCCCTGACCAAG GTTTATTTGCGTACTCGTGTGGCtgcgtggtggtggtggagcacCTTCATACAGGATGTCAGAGACACTTGCAAGGCCACAGTGAGGAGATCTCTTGTCTTGCGATCTCAAATGATGCACAG AAAATGGCTTCAGCAGCAGGCGGCAGTAACGGCAGCAGAAGCCTTGTCTGCATTTGGGATGTGCAGAATGGAACATGTCATAAAAGCATCTCCTTCCACAGAGGGGCGGTGCAAAGTCTCTGTTTTTCCAGGGACGAtcgcttctttctctctgtcg GAGACTTCTCTGAGCCAGAGCTGGCTCTGTGGAGCACCAAGACCTTCCAGCTGCTGTCCAGCGTGAGCATGTCGGGGCCGATCCATGATGCAGCCTTCAGCCGCTCTGCAGCCGGCCAGCTGGCCTGTGTGGGCAGCCGGGGGTTATACTTCTGCCTCCTCCACACTCATGTGCTGGATgctgacctgcag GTCCAGAGGGTGAAAGCACCTGCGGAGGTCGGGGATGTGGAGCTGACCGCTCTGTGCTACCACACGGACTCCTTTCTGTTCACTGCCACTAACCGAGGACATGTTTGCGCCTGGGACGTGAACACACAGGATTGCTTTATGACCTGGGAAGCAGATAAGGGAGAGATTG GAGTGCTGTTGTGTCGAGGGAACCGTCTGTTGACGGGCAGCAACACCCGCTGGTTCCGACTGTGGGAGGTCGAAGCCATTCAGAGCCTGGAGCCCCAGGAACAAGTCTGCCATGTGGAGGACAG ATGGACCACTGTGGTGTTGGAGAAAGAGGTAATGCTGGACGGAACCGTAGTCAGCGCAGCATTTGATAACACAATGGACATGGGCATCATTGGAACCACAGCCGGAACTCTCTGGTACATCAACTGGTCCGATAACAGCAGCATCCGGCTGGTCAGCGGGCACAAGACCAAG GTTAATGATGTCTTGTTCAGCCATGACGAGAATCACTTCGCCACCTGCAGTGAGGACGGCAGCGTGAGGGTATGGTCGGTGCCCAGCAACGAACTGGTGGTGCAGTTCCAGGTGCTCAACCAG gcctgttgctgtgtgtgctgGAGTCCCTCTCTCAGTGAGAACAGTGCATGCGTGGCTGCAGGATACAGTGACGGGACCCTGAGGATCTTCAGACTTGCCTCCTCAGAGATGGAGATGAAGCTGCATCCCCATCACGTTGCTGTCACTGCCATCCAGTACTCGGCTAGTG GTCATGTGATCCTTTCAGGGGGGAAGAATGGTCTCGTAGCTGTCAGCAGCGCCGTGAATGGAGCGACTATCCAGATCATCAGGGACCACAAAGGAGCTCAGATTAACACCATCCAGTGTGTGACTGAAGAGGTCAGCTCA TGTAAGAATTTCGCACTGGAAGGAAAGGAGATGTGGTTGACAGCCAGTGCTGACagacgtgtgagtgtgtgggctgCTGATTGGTTGAAGGACAAGTGTGATCTCATGGACTGGCTGACATTTCCTGCTCCGGCCTATTTGGAG GATGACAGCCCACCTCCCAGCCTGGCTGCCTTCTGCCCAACAGACCCTGACCTGGTGGTCTACACAGGCTACGGAGTAGAGAAAGAGTTGTCCTTCTACAGCCTGACTAAAAAACAG ataataaaaaagattGCCCTGCCCCACTGGGCCACATGCTTTGGTCTCTCTAAGTCTCAGCTCATAGCTGTGGGATCAAAAG AGCGCGTGTTGAAGTTAATCAAGTCGAGCAGCGGCAGGTTTCAGGACTTCCTGCAGCACAGTGACTCACTGCAGACGTGTCACTTCTCACCCACTGGGACGCTTTTTTTCACAGTGGCTTATAATGAGATCTTGCTGTGGGAGGTGCGGGGCCTCTGA
- the wdr90 gene encoding WD repeat-containing protein 90 isoform X2, which produces MASKGWQHPYVNVFKHVRVEDWKRSAKEGDVTTYTDKTLKCSVFRIRGPVPANSYILVPKNTNQSLGLTGRYFYLLFRPIPGKYFVVHLDVAAEEGQVVRITFSNMFKEFKSTATWLQFPFLCEAEKDSVYESTSKSSRHGFVDPAPNSVRWTCLMLDLQHTLSVYVNRYYRHVKSIKLCANLAVKNMFTSDLLLDPGVSFSEAKLMGLASSLGTGPMPRDMSFPVPKGGSWHDLYDHIKFPSEGTKLPLDSIQKGNPSSCVLRPIRGEVSRCVTLSRPVQDRVSLVQQITTPKSLLRDRTPVVTNIPELGVVSSHQKDDWLCHNDNQQQQESACDSPHQLTSRSPCDTDDSEVHVFAHPEDAFSKYGEESEEEVVCSSPPHPLHLSSASNEAKQQKLLPDPILNLNRIIGFGGGTFKYALWTKSGDAVVYPCHAIIVSMKISSNQQRFFIGHTDKVSALAFNGNTTLLASAQTGNHSVVRVWNYHKGNCLAMFRIHAHSLSSLSFSNIGSVLCGVGKDSHNKTMVVVWNTQNITKGGEVTILAKAHTDVDINTMKVAYFDDTRLVSCGRDNIRLWRVRNGTLRSCPVNLGEYHSMDFTDVAFEEGNASNQHPDDQTLFASSRSGHIFEVDYRRVEIRNVRRLLPAQQQHAGNREKMTFNTGPGIAINSISVSSSFCATGSEDGFLRLWPLDFSAVFLEAEHEGPVSLVSVSSDSLQVLAATSTGILGFLDVSSHGYSTLMRSHTDTVLGFSVDGVRRHLTTASSDGTVRIWNMDSLQQLYDFVSEDSPCSVAFHPSEQVFSCGSSSGVIRVFDISSAKLLAEHKHHIGEVVGLAFSPDGEYMYSADSQGSLALYNSSEEDHNVIRVVCNVVARGTERAPDALTVRSDSRCLAFVGPSEYIVTIADARSLDELLHVDVSILDVESPRLDSALKVCFSLASTEHLLVATSANKILWVSTKTGRLLREISKVHKHQISSLAVSEDSRFLLTAGHKAVKVWDYNMQLDINSQMFIGHSQPICQVSFTPDQMGVVSVGDAIFLWDFLAHSGYSLTNRRSPLRVNHTPAPESVHRDVAVSDVQLSNGRPRHKAPLPSSPPPHLEISTTYQADGVDTPTLTTAPGPPGGSGPSSGPRSASSFLKVTELVKTPSLNSSHNDTIQSKGKKPIRPDCYRHFIPRFKNSTIFQAAVAPQPGEEGIKLKAVIGYNGNGRGNMVWSPDQGLFAYSCGCVVVVEHLHTGCQRHLQGHSEEISCLAISNDAQKMASAAGGSNGSRSLVCIWDVQNGTCHKSISFHRGAVQSLCFSRDDRFFLSVGDFSEPELALWSTKTFQLLSSVSMSGPIHDAAFSRSAAGQLACVGSRGLYFCLLHTHVLDADLQVQRVKAPAEVGDVELTALCYHTDSFLFTATNRGHVCAWDVNTQDCFMTWEADKGEIGVLLCRGNRLLTGSNTRWFRLWEVEAIQSLEPQEQVCHVEDRWTTVVLEKEVMLDGTVVSAAFDNTMDMGIIGTTAGTLWYINWSDNSSIRLVSGHKTKVNDVLFSHDENHFATCSEDGSVRVWSVPSNELVVQFQVLNQACCCVCWSPSLSENSACVAAGYSDGTLRIFRLASSEMEMKLHPHHVAVTAIQYSASGHVILSGGKNGLVAVSSAVNGATIQIIRDHKGAQINTIQCVTEECKNFALEGKEMWLTASADRRVSVWAADWLKDKCDLMDWLTFPAPAYLEDDSPPPSLAAFCPTDPDLVVYTGYGVEKELSFYSLTKKQIIKKIALPHWATCFGLSKSQLIAVGSKERVLKLIKSSSGRFQDFLQHSDSLQTCHFSPTGTLFFTVAYNEILLWEVRGL; this is translated from the exons ATGGCCTCCAAAG GTTGGCAGCATCCTTATGTCAACGTATTCAAACATGTCCGAGTTGAAGACTGGAAGAGGTCTGCTAAAGAGGGGGATGTGACAACATACACG GACAAGACGCTGAAATGCTCAGTTTTCAGAATCAGGGGTCCTGTTCCTGCCAACAGTTACATCCTGGTAcccaaaaacacaaaccagtctCTGGGGCTGACTGGGCGCTACTTCTACCTTCTGTTCAGACCCATTCCTGGAAAATACTTTGTAGTCCACCTGGATGTTGCCGCAGAG GAGGGCCAGGTTGTGCGTATCACCTTTTCAAATATGTTCAAAGAGTTCAAGTCCACAGCGACCTGGCTCCAGTTTCCTTTTCTGTGTGAAGCTGAGAAGGATTCAGTCTATGAGAGCACATCCAAATCTTCAAGACATg GTTTCGTGGATCCAGCGCCCAATTCAGTGCGCTGGACCTGTCTGATGCTGGATCTGCAGCACACACTCTCCGTCTATGTCAACCGCTACTACAGACACGTGAAGAGCATCAAGCTTTGTGCCAACTTGGCagtgaaaaacatgtttaccaGTGACCTGCTGCTAGATCCAG GGGTTTCCTTCAGTGAAGCCAAGCTGATGGGACTGGCCTCTTCTCTGGGAACAGGTCCCATGCCTCGAGACATGTCATTCCCTGTGCCAAAGGGCGGCTCCTGGCATGACCTCTACGACCATATCAA GTTTCCCTCAGAGGGAACAAAGTTGCCCTTAGACTCCATTCAAAAAGGCAATCCAAGTA GCTGTGTCCTAAGACCGATTAGAGGTGAGGTATCTCGCTGTGTCACCCTCAGCAGACCAGTTCAGGACCGCGTGTCCCTCGTTCAGCAGATCACCACCCCAAAATCA CTGCTGAGGGATCGAACCCCCGTGGTGACTAACATACCAGAGCTTGGTGTAGTCTCCTCTCACCAGAAGGACGACTGGCTTTGCCATAATGataaccagcagcagcaggagtctgCATGCGACAGTCCACACCAGCTCACATCCAGGTCACCCTGTGATACTGATGACAGTGAAGTCCATGTGTTTGCACACCCTGAGGATGCCTTCAGCAAATACGGGGAGGAAAGTGAAGAAGAG GTTGTTTGCAGTTCTCCTCCACATCCTCTTCATTTGTCATCAGCATCTAATGAAGCCAAACAGCAG AAGCTGCTTCCAGACCCTATTCTCAATCTCAATCGAATCATTGGATTTGGAGGAGGcacttttaaatat GCTCTGTGGACCAAATCAGGTGATGCAGTGGTATATCCGTGTCATGCAATCATCGTCTCTATGAAGATTTCCTCAAACCAGCAGAGATTCTTTATTGGCCACACTGATAAG GTGTCTGCCCTTGCTTTTAATGGCAACACGACCCTGCTGGCCTCAGCGCAAACTGGTAATCATAGTGTAGTGCGAGTATGGAACTACCACAAAGGAAACTGTCTGGCAATGTTCAGAATTCATGCTCATTCATTATCCTCTCTAAG CTTCTCAAACATTGGCAGTGTTCTCTGTGGAGTGGGTAAAGACAGTCACAATAAAACA atggtggtggtgtggaACACTCAGAATATCACTAAAGGTGGTGAGGTGACCATCTTAGCCAAAGCTCACACCGATGTGGACATTAACACCATGAAGGTCGCCTACTTCGATGATACAAG GTTGGTGTCGTGTGGTCGTGACAATATTCGTCTGTGGCGAGTACGGAATGGGACGCTGCGCTCCTGTCCAGTAAACCTGGGGGAATACCACTCGATGGACTTCACCGACGTGGCCTTTGAGGAGGGAAACGCCTCCAACCAGCATCCAGATGATCAAACACT ATTTGCCAGCAGTCGCAGTGGCCATATCTTTGAGGTGGACTACCGCCGCGTAGAAATTAGAAATGTGAGGAGACTGTTGcctgcacagcagcagcatgcaggcaacagagagaaaatgacttTTAACACAG GTCCCGGCATCGCAATCAACAGCATCAGCGTGTCCTCGTCATTCTGTGCCACGGGCTCTGAAGACGGCTTCCTGCGTCTGTGGCCTCTCGATTTTTCTGCCGTCTTCCTGGAGGCTG AGCACGAGGGACCTGTGAGCCTGGTGTCGGTCTCATCGGACAGTCTTCAGGTCCTGGCAGCCACCTCAACCGGTATCCTGGGTTTCCTTGATGTGAGCAGCCACGGGTACAGCACACTGATGAGgtcgcacacagacactgtgCTTGGCTTCAGTGTGGACGGCGTCCGTCGGCATCTCACAACTGCCTCTTCCGACGGCACGGTGCGCATTTGGAATATGGACTCCTTACAGCAG CTGTACGACTTTGTGTCTGAGGACAGCCCCTGTTCAGTGGCCTTCCATCCCAGTGAGCAGGTCTTCTCTTGTGGCTCCAGTTCAGGCGTCATCAGGGTCTTTGACATCTCAAGTGCCAAACTGTTGGCTGAACACAA gCATCACATTGGTGAAGTGGTTGGTCTTGCCTTCTCTCCGGACGGGGAGTACATGTACAGTGCTGACTCTCAAGGCTCTCTTGCACTTTACAACTCCTCTGAGGAAGATCACAATGTCATCAGAgttgtat GTAATGTGGTGGCCCGAGGCACGGAGCGCGCTCCAGACGCTCTCACAGTGCGCAGTGACAGCCGCTGTCTGGCTTTTGTCGGTCCCTCCGAGTACATTGTCACTATTGCGGACGCACGGTCTCTGGATGAG TTGCTCCACGTGGATGTGAGTATTTTGGACGTAGAGAGCCCTCGTCTGGATTCTGCACTGAAGGTCTGCTTCTCCCTGGCCTCCACTGAACATCTGCTGGTTGCGACATCTGCTAACAAAATCCTCTGGGTTAGCACTAAGACAGGCCGTCTGCTCCGCGAG ATTTCTAAGGTTCACAAACATCAGATCTCATCCTTGGCTGTGAGTGAGGACAGTCGATTCCTGCTGACTGCAGGACACAAAGCTGTTAAAGTGTGGGATTATAACATGCAGCTCGATATAAACTCACAG ATGTTCATAGGTCACAGTCAGCCTATCTGCCAGGTGAGCTTCACCCCGGACCAAATGGGAGTAGTCTCAGTGGGAGACGCCATATTTCTGTGGGACTTCCTGGCGCATTCTGGTTACTCATTGACTAATCGCCG TTCACCTCTCAGAGTAAACCACACCCCGGCCCCTGAATCAG TTCATCGAGATGTTGCGGTGAGTGACGTTCAGTTGTCCAATGGGAGGCCTCGACATAAAGCACCCCTCCCTTCCTCACCACCTCCACATCTAGAGATCAGCACAACATACCAAGCTGATGGGGTTG ACACCCCAACCCTCACAACTGCTCCAGGCCCGCCCGGGGGTTCAGGTCCGTCATCTGGCCCCAGAtctgcctcctccttcctcaaAGTTACAGAGCTGGTCAAAACACCTTCCCTGAATAGCAGCCATAATGACACTA ttcagtCAAAAGGCAAGAAGCCAATACGTCCAGATTGTTACAGGCACTTTATCCCACGTTTCAAAAACTCCACTATTTTTCAG GCGGCTGTGGCTCCCCAACCAGGAGAGGAGGGCATCAAGCTGAAAGCAGTGATTGGCTATAATGGCAATGGCCGTGGCAACATGGTGTGGAGCCCTGACCAAG GTTTATTTGCGTACTCGTGTGGCtgcgtggtggtggtggagcacCTTCATACAGGATGTCAGAGACACTTGCAAGGCCACAGTGAGGAGATCTCTTGTCTTGCGATCTCAAATGATGCACAG AAAATGGCTTCAGCAGCAGGCGGCAGTAACGGCAGCAGAAGCCTTGTCTGCATTTGGGATGTGCAGAATGGAACATGTCATAAAAGCATCTCCTTCCACAGAGGGGCGGTGCAAAGTCTCTGTTTTTCCAGGGACGAtcgcttctttctctctgtcg GAGACTTCTCTGAGCCAGAGCTGGCTCTGTGGAGCACCAAGACCTTCCAGCTGCTGTCCAGCGTGAGCATGTCGGGGCCGATCCATGATGCAGCCTTCAGCCGCTCTGCAGCCGGCCAGCTGGCCTGTGTGGGCAGCCGGGGGTTATACTTCTGCCTCCTCCACACTCATGTGCTGGATgctgacctgcag GTCCAGAGGGTGAAAGCACCTGCGGAGGTCGGGGATGTGGAGCTGACCGCTCTGTGCTACCACACGGACTCCTTTCTGTTCACTGCCACTAACCGAGGACATGTTTGCGCCTGGGACGTGAACACACAGGATTGCTTTATGACCTGGGAAGCAGATAAGGGAGAGATTG GAGTGCTGTTGTGTCGAGGGAACCGTCTGTTGACGGGCAGCAACACCCGCTGGTTCCGACTGTGGGAGGTCGAAGCCATTCAGAGCCTGGAGCCCCAGGAACAAGTCTGCCATGTGGAGGACAG ATGGACCACTGTGGTGTTGGAGAAAGAGGTAATGCTGGACGGAACCGTAGTCAGCGCAGCATTTGATAACACAATGGACATGGGCATCATTGGAACCACAGCCGGAACTCTCTGGTACATCAACTGGTCCGATAACAGCAGCATCCGGCTGGTCAGCGGGCACAAGACCAAG GTTAATGATGTCTTGTTCAGCCATGACGAGAATCACTTCGCCACCTGCAGTGAGGACGGCAGCGTGAGGGTATGGTCGGTGCCCAGCAACGAACTGGTGGTGCAGTTCCAGGTGCTCAACCAG gcctgttgctgtgtgtgctgGAGTCCCTCTCTCAGTGAGAACAGTGCATGCGTGGCTGCAGGATACAGTGACGGGACCCTGAGGATCTTCAGACTTGCCTCCTCAGAGATGGAGATGAAGCTGCATCCCCATCACGTTGCTGTCACTGCCATCCAGTACTCGGCTAGTG GTCATGTGATCCTTTCAGGGGGGAAGAATGGTCTCGTAGCTGTCAGCAGCGCCGTGAATGGAGCGACTATCCAGATCATCAGGGACCACAAAGGAGCTCAGATTAACACCATCCAGTGTGTGACTGAAGAG TGTAAGAATTTCGCACTGGAAGGAAAGGAGATGTGGTTGACAGCCAGTGCTGACagacgtgtgagtgtgtgggctgCTGATTGGTTGAAGGACAAGTGTGATCTCATGGACTGGCTGACATTTCCTGCTCCGGCCTATTTGGAG GATGACAGCCCACCTCCCAGCCTGGCTGCCTTCTGCCCAACAGACCCTGACCTGGTGGTCTACACAGGCTACGGAGTAGAGAAAGAGTTGTCCTTCTACAGCCTGACTAAAAAACAG ataataaaaaagattGCCCTGCCCCACTGGGCCACATGCTTTGGTCTCTCTAAGTCTCAGCTCATAGCTGTGGGATCAAAAG AGCGCGTGTTGAAGTTAATCAAGTCGAGCAGCGGCAGGTTTCAGGACTTCCTGCAGCACAGTGACTCACTGCAGACGTGTCACTTCTCACCCACTGGGACGCTTTTTTTCACAGTGGCTTATAATGAGATCTTGCTGTGGGAGGTGCGGGGCCTCTGA